Within Longimicrobium sp., the genomic segment GCTCCGCGCGCACCGGCGCGGGGCCACATGTCCAAAGGGAAAGGTGACCTTGAGGGACTACGAGATCGTGTACATCTTCGGGCCCGAGCTCGAAGAACAGCAGGTGAACGAGAAGCTGGAACGCTTCCACGGCCTGCTGACCGGCGCCAACGGCGGCGAGATCACCGCCACCGACCACTGGGGCCGCCGCCAGCTCGCCTACGAGGTAGCGCGCCAGAACAGCGGCTACTACGTGGTGGAGCACTTCCGCGCGCCCGGCGAGGCGCTGCCGGAGTTCGAGCGCGCGCTCAAGCTGGATGAATCCGTTCTCCGCTACCTGGTGGTGGTGAACGAGGGCGACCTGCCCACCACGCCGGTGCCCCCCCGGGAGCGCCGCGATGACGAGTCCGAGGACGAGGCGGAGGGCTGATTATGCGCGGTGGACGCAAGGCGTGCCCCATGTGCGAGGGCGCCGTTCGGAATATCGACTACAAGGACGAGAGCACGCTCTCCCGCTTCATCACCGAGCGCGGCAAGATCCTGCCGCGGCGGATCAGCGGGATGTGCGCGCGGCACCAGCGGCAGGTGGGCACCGCCATCAAGCGCGGACGCTACCTGGCCCTGCTGCCGTATATCGCCGGCCACGAGGCGTAAGGAGATAAAGCCATGCAGGTGATTCTTCGGGACCGTCTCGAAAACCTGGGCGAGGTGGGCGACGTCGTAGACGTGCGCCCCGGCTACGCCCGCAACTACCTGATCCCCAAGGGGCTGGCGTACGAGGCCACCAAGGCCAACGTCCGCCGCATCGAGGCCGAGAAGGCCGCCCAGACCCGCCGCGAAGGCGAGACGCTGAACGAGGCGCGCCAGCGCGCTTCGGCCATCGAGGGCGTGTCGCTCACCTTCCACGCCCGCGCGGGCCAGGAAGGCAAGCTGTTCGGCTCCATCACGTCGGCCGACATTGCCGACAAGCTGGCCGAGCAGGGGGTTCAGATCGACCGCCGCACCATCGAGCTGGACGAGCCCATCAAGTCGCTGGGCGTCACCAGCGTCCCCGTGCGCCTGCACCCGCAGGTTCGCCCGGAGATCAAGGTGTGGGTGATCGCCGAGGACTGACCCAGTCCGCTGGCGGCCACGAGCCGGAAGCGGCCTTCGCCCTGCGCGGAGGCCGCTTTGCTTTCCCTCGGCGCCGCCGTGCACCCCGCGTCGGCACCCGACTTGCCCCGCCGGAGGGCCGTGCCCAACTTGCCCTCTGGCTTGCAGATGAATCGCAGTACGAGATCGGACCCGTTCCGGAGACCGGATGACTGACACGCCCGCCAGTTCGACGCCGCCCAGCCTGCCCCGCGAGGTGGAGCGCGCGGTGGAGCTGCTTTTCGACCGCAAGGCCCAGGACGTCGTTGCGCTGGACCTGCGCAAGCTGTCCACGGCCACCGACTTCTTTTTGATCGCCACCGGCACGTCGGATACGCACGTGGCCTCCATCGCCGACCACGTGGTGACGGAGCTGAAGACCGACGGCGTCCGCCCGCTGAACGTCGAGGGCGAGCGCGGCGGCCGCTGGGTGCTGGTGGACTACTTCGACTTCGTGGTGCACGTGTTTCACCCCGCCGCCCGCGAGTTCTACCAGCTGGAACGGCTGTGGGGCGACGCGCCCCTGCACAAGATAGAGCCCCGCGCCGCGTAGGCAGCGGCAGGGCTTTCCACGCGGAAGCGGAGCAGCAGACGAGGCGCGGAGGAACCCCGGTTCCCCGCGCCTCGCGCCGCCTTCGCCGCTGAGAAGAGAACCCTCGGGACCTTCTCCACCACACTTCCGTACGGCGGCGAGCCCCAAACGCTTGCGGCGCAACGATTCAGCCCTGTACCTTTCCGCCCGGGCAGGGTCCGCGGCCCTCCCGCGCCCCGAGGGGCGCCATCCGACCGGCTACCTCCAGGCCCATGACCGATCCGCACGCGCTCGCCGGCACTCCAGACCGGGGCCCCTCCGCGCCCACGTTCTTCGACCCGTCGTTCGAGCGGCTTCCCGCTCCCGTATCCGGCGATTCGGCCACGCCCGGGCCCGTGCTGCTGCTCTTTGACCGCGGCGCCGACCGCGACTGGGTGGCCGACGCGGCGGTGGCGCTGGCCACCGGATGGCACGCCGCCGGGCGCCGC encodes:
- the rpsF gene encoding 30S ribosomal protein S6, with the protein product MRDYEIVYIFGPELEEQQVNEKLERFHGLLTGANGGEITATDHWGRRQLAYEVARQNSGYYVVEHFRAPGEALPEFERALKLDESVLRYLVVVNEGDLPTTPVPPRERRDDESEDEAEG
- the rplI gene encoding 50S ribosomal protein L9, giving the protein MQVILRDRLENLGEVGDVVDVRPGYARNYLIPKGLAYEATKANVRRIEAEKAAQTRREGETLNEARQRASAIEGVSLTFHARAGQEGKLFGSITSADIADKLAEQGVQIDRRTIELDEPIKSLGVTSVPVRLHPQVRPEIKVWVIAED
- the rsfS gene encoding ribosome silencing factor, which gives rise to MTDTPASSTPPSLPREVERAVELLFDRKAQDVVALDLRKLSTATDFFLIATGTSDTHVASIADHVVTELKTDGVRPLNVEGERGGRWVLVDYFDFVVHVFHPAAREFYQLERLWGDAPLHKIEPRAA
- the rpsR gene encoding 30S ribosomal protein S18; this encodes MRGGRKACPMCEGAVRNIDYKDESTLSRFITERGKILPRRISGMCARHQRQVGTAIKRGRYLALLPYIAGHEA